The genomic segment TGTGTCTGTGCTTCTACTCCGGCTCTTGTTTCATAGACCTTAGTAATGTGGGAATAGATTGACTCCTCCTTTGGATTCCCACTGACGTAATATTGGTCTGTGTCTTCACTGTGCCAGGCCCGCTGTGGCATCTCCGTGGCTGATGTCCATGGAGGGAGAACTGATGTGAGTGAAAGACCAGATGGGTTGAGGAGACACGGCTGTCTTGTGTGGCTGGGCTACCGCATGCAGAGCAAGGTGACATTTCAAGCCTCTTATTTCCCTTTCTTCTCCTGCTGACAGTCAGACATGACGGGCTATAAGTGTCTGTGCTCAAAAGGCTAAAGTCTTGTGAGGTCACTTCCTGGTAGTTGTCCTCACGCTGCAGGCGCTTGCAGCTGGGTGGGGCGGCACTGGGGAAATCAGAGTCCAACCAGCTAAGCTTGCGCTTCTGATGGGGCAAGAGTGAAGAAAAATTAGATACAAGTCTTACATATTATAGATTGCTGTGGGAATCATTATGACAATTACATATTAAACAGTGATAGCTAGAGCAGTAAGAGACCCACTTTGACTGGCATACACAGCTGATTTTGGTGCCATCGTGGCGGAAGACTGGGTGTGGGGTTCTGGGTGGCAGCGACAGGGGTCACATGGGGGAACCACATCTTCAGCATCATCTCTACCTGCAGGAGGGTGCGGAGGAATTTTTCTCTGTGGAAAAAGAGGAGTACTGTCATTAATAGCATGTTACGACATGAAACACTTAAAGTAAATGTGTGACTACACCATAAGTTACTGCTAGCTATACACAAGATGGTTTGCTTACCCCATGTCAGGTTTCTGAAGAATACCCAGGATCCTCTGTAGTCTGTCAATGGCAACGCTCGACTGGAAACTGCTAAGACCTCTCTCAAATCTCCCCGTCTTGAGTCCATTCAGAAGCTCCAACAGGGGTCTGATAAACCTTTGTAGCTCTGAACactaggagagagaagggaaacagAAAACATCAATATCTACTGTCTGATAATGTCCCTGGGTGAGAAAATCAGTAACAAAGTATGTTTAAATCaggctttaaaaaaaacaaaactcACTTTCTGAGCGAAGGCCAGGTCTCCTTGCGTGGTCTCCTCTGTGCTTTCCTTTGTGCAGAATGCGGCACTGCAAGAGGAAGCCACCATGGATGGGTAGATGGTGGTGTGGGGAAAGCATCCCGCTTGTCCACTCCCAGCCATGGACCAGTGTAACCTAGAGGCTGCCTCGCCACCCCCGGCCAGGGAGAAGGGTACTGAGCAGGTCTTGCCACCCCCTGAGCTATCTCCCTCGCTTTCAGAGGTGAAGACATCAATGTCTGCCTCGTCCTCCGTCACATCGCTCTCGCTGAGGAGGAAGTTGGGGGTGGAGGAGCGGGAGTCGTAGGACGGCCATTTGGTGGACATGCTCAACAAATGcatccctagagagagagagagagagagagagaacagaccaggTCAGTCCCAAGGGATATTACAATTAGACATACCTCTGAGTAACTGATGTAGAGTTAATGGTGACCTAGGCATTACAACAAGTCTGGCATGTAGTAAAACCCTCCTTTAACAAAATGAGTCATAGGCATACCTATATCACAATTTAAATGAAAAAAACGATAAAAAAAAAcgataacaaataaaaaacaataacaacGCAAATTCCTGGGTTTCACGTCACGTTCCAGAATACTAGTAGGTGTGTCCCCTAATAAATATTCAAGAAGGAATGCTGTTAGTCACTGATATTGGTTCAAACTCCCCGAGCTGTTGCGTTGCCATCTATACATGTGATCGTGTGCTGTGTGGGGGGTGTGACGCACCCTGTCCAGTGGGATTTGGCTGTATCGCTGTAGGATTTTATGTCAGCTATTAGTTACATTTCAAACATCTGCCCATTTTAACGTCAAACTAATAGACTATCCTGAAACAAAAGGCCAGAGGCTGCATTACACTACATTGTTTCACGCATTATAAAGTTGTCAATGTTCATTGAACGTTTCTCATAAATCCCCTATGCTTCTTCTTTAAATTAGTCTATACTGTATTAAGGTCTTAAATAATATATAGATGACATACATAGAGATAACTAAAGCCATGAACTGATTCCAGGTTGGTTTGAGGCGTTAACCAAAAGGAAGGTTCGGGGTAGAGCTGGGAAAGCTGATCCTGAACCAGAGCATACTTCAGGCACAACCAATAATTATTTTACTATTTGCTTAATTATTGTAACCAACAGTGCACATTTGACAGTTCAAATCGGGTTAAAATAGGACTAGGGGAAAAAAATctctaaagaaaaacaaaaaggcaCAGCAGGCTATAGCCGATATATCTCTTACCTTTTAGGATGAAGCCGATATCAAGACAatcaaataaaacagtaaaatggATAACTAGTTGAATATCTGCTATTTCCTTCTCCTATTGCAATTCTGATAAGATCctatttttaaaaatatatatatgacaaACACTGATGTTGATTGCGCGCTATAGTTGTAAGAGTCCTCTATTCTCAACGTCTCAGTACTGTTTCCTCCTTTCAAATTCCGTTTACCTTTCAGTCCTCAGTACAGCGAGGGGCGACATGTGAATTGCTACCATGCGCTACACGTGCTGAACTGTGTGCGCGGCCACGATTGGTTAGCACTTGGTACAAAACGCTCTCATTGGTTGAGAATATAACCACTCAGTGACTACATAAATACTGATTGGCCAGTAACTTACTTGTCACGCTTTTCTCTCACTACACGTGTCAGACGTGTGGAAGGCTGTGGCTGTATAGTCAGCAAGGAAAAACACGAGGCAGTAACCACAGGGTTTATATAGTGTGGCTGAGGTGTCCTGTCCTGCATTATCATAATGTAAGGCTAGTGATTAGATGGTACTTACGGTTTCGGGCTCCACGTGTAGAACATGGGACAACAACTGATGTCATCAGCTATGGATCAGCCTGATGATGACGCACCAGAGCTGGGGCAATTAATAATTGGATAATGGTCGAGTTAGGGTGGCTaccaactaaactcagcaaaaaaagaaatgttctctcactgtcaagtgcatttattttcagcaaacttaacatgtgtaaatatttgtatgaacataacaagattcgaCAACTGAGGCGTAAActtaacaagttccacagacatgtgactaacagaaatggaataatgtgtccttgaacaaagagggggtcaaaatcaaaagtaacagtcagtatctggtgtggccaccagctgcattaacctgtttaggatagggggcagtattttcacggccggataaaaaacatacccgatttaatctggttattactcctgcccagaaactagaatatgcatataattagtagatgtggatagaaaacaccctaaagtttctaaaactgtttgaatggtgtctgtgagtataacagaactcatatggcaggccaaaacctgagaagattccatacaggaagtgccatttcttgtccttctatagcctctttatggaaaatagaggatctctgctgtaatttgacactttctaaggctcccataggctctcagaaggcgccagaacgggtaatgatgactctgcagtccctgggcgaaaaacagtaggggttttggaaagtggtcgctctgagaacaatgacacgggcgctCGCATGCGAAGacaccattttctattttcagtgtttgaacgaaaacaaggtctcccggtcggaatattatcgctattttacgagaaaaatcgcataaaaattgattttaaacagcgtttgacatgcttcgaagtacggtaatggaatattttgaatttttttgtcacgatacgcgccggcgcgttacccttcggatagtgtcttgaacgcaagaacaaacgcagctatttggatataactatggattatttggaaccaaaacaacattgggtgttgaagtagaagtcctgggagtgcattctgacgaagaacagcaaaggtaatccaatttttcttatagtaaatctgagtttggtgagtgccaaacttggtgggtgtcaaaatagctagccatgatggccgggctatctactcagaatattgcaaaatgtgctttcaccgaaaagctattttaaaatcggacaccgcgattgcataaaggagttctgtatctataattcttaaaataattgttatgttttttgtgaacgtttatcgtgagtaatttagtaaattcaccggaagttttcggtgggtatgctagttctgaacgtcacatgctagaTCATCAAAgggtagtgctgcatttagctgtggttttggtttttgtgacatatatgcttgctttgaaaatgggtgtgtgattatttttggcagggtactctcctgacataatctaatgttttgctttcgctgtaaagcctttttgaaatcggacaatgtggttagattaacgagagtcttgtctttaaaatggtgtaaaatagtcatatgtttgagaaattgaagttatagcatttttgaggtatttgtatttcgcgccacgctctaccattggatattggtgaggcgttccgctagcggaacgtctgtccctaaaagTTAAGACACCGATGCCCTTTCCAACctcgtacctatgtgagagtggattctcggccctcgctagcatgaaaactaaattatgaattattatattattattattatttgtacccTGGTCctgtaagagctctttgtcacttcccatgagccgggttgtgacaaaaacactcattcttatgtttaacaAATGTatcttatagtgtgtgtgtggcaggcttacaatgatggcaaaacaacaacatttgagagtgcgctgtccctgatgctagagggggtacgcagctggaggttgaatgtttgaaggggtagggACTATAGAATGTTTGGGTACCACTGGTGTAGATAAATTATACCCTATAATAGCCATTTAAATTTTTTGGATGACCCAACCATTCCTAAAACATATAGTCTGATCCAGAAATGAACAGGCCTAATTAATCAAGCAATTATATTTGGCAGTCCTTCCACAATGTTGTtatggagtgtttacagacatattcaatttcgctctatcccagtctgttgtccccacttgcttcaagatgtacaccattgtccctgtacccaagaaagtgaaggtaactgaactaaatgactatcgtctCGCCCTgtaacactcacttctgtcatcatggagtactttgagaggctagttaaggatcatatcacatcCACCTTACACAACAccctagaccaggggtgtcaaactcattccatggagggcctagtgtctgcaggttttagtttttttcctttcaattaagacctagacaaccagttgtggagttccttactaattatcaaacttaattcatcaatcaagtacaagggcgTAGCGAAAAACCGCAGACACtttgccctccatggaatgagtttgacacctgtgccCTAAACCCCCTACAATTTGCATAATGCACCAACAGATCCATGGATGAAACCATCGCACTGCCCTATCccgtctggacaagaggaatacctatgtaagaatgctgttcatcaactacagctcagccttcaacaccataatgccctccaagctcatcactaagctcgtgGCACAGGGtttgaaccctgccctgtgcaactcggttatggacttcctgacggtgagaccccaggtggtgaagataggcAACACCtccgctacgctgatcctcaacacggggtccccacaagggtgtgtgtgtgcctagccccctcctgtactctctgttcacctaTGACAGCATGGCTACGCATGTCTCCTAATCAATCATTTCGTTCTTAGACGAtacaatagtggtaggcctgattaccaacgacgacaagacagcctagagggaggacaacctctccctcaacgtcagcaaaacaaaggagttgatcatGGACTTTAggaaccagcagagggagcacgcccccgaAACACATCGACTGGGCCGgagtggagaggttgaaaagcttcaagttcctcggcgtccacatcactgacaacctgaaatggtccatccacagacagcgtggtgaaggcggcctgacagcacctcttcaacctcaggaggctgaagaaatttggcttggacCACTGAGCCAAGGCCTGTTGACCCCGCTATCTAGaaggcagagacagtacaggtgcatcaaagctgggacagagagactgaaaaacagcttctatctccaggccaccagactgttaaatagtcaccactagctggcctccgcccagtacccttcCTTGAATTTAGTCCccgttactagctggctaccacccgatactcaaccctgcaccttcgAGACTGCTGCCGTATGTACAAAGTTATTGACCACTGGTTACTACAATATAattttacatactgttttacccacttcatatgcatatactgttttctagttaaggctcatcctatatagttactgctgtacacaccttttctactcaaatactgtccataatgtctatacacatatacagtaccttcggaaagtattcagaccccttgactttttccacattctgctacgttacagccttattctaaaatggattaaattgtttttttcccccctcaaggCACTAGTTATATACTGGACTCTGAGattgctcattctaatatttGTTAATTATTTTCTTTAAATGTTTTTGATTTgcgaacataagcatttcgctacacctgtgTTAACATAAgcaaaaaatatttgtatttatttaaccttttatttaactaggcaagtcagttatgaacaaattcttatttacaatgacggcctaccccagccaaacccggatgactttgggccaattgtgcgccgccctatgggattcccaatcacggccggatgtgattcagcctggattcgaaccagggactgtagtaacgcctcttgcactgagattaAGTGCCCGAGTGGCGCTGCGTATGTAACCAATAATAGTGTATCATGAGACATTGCTTGAAATGAGTGGCCAACATGTTGTAGATTTACCTTTTAAACAGTCTCCACaatttatattatagtctattgcCCACTTTCCAAAATCATTGATTCTGACTTCCACCACTTCTCTATTGGAGGTAGGTCAGCCGCCATCCGAAAAACTTGCAAATCCATCATAGATCATGTATTGCCCTACTCCACAATGCCAAGGTGATTTGCTCTGGCCAGCAACGTCTGCATGGCAGCAAGTGCTTAGGCTTTTATTTTTCGCAAGAGCACGAGCTTACATTGGGGGCCCCAATTTAGAGTAACCAGTGGATGTGACAACCCGTCCGTAGTTTATGCATCTCTGGCAAGGAATGAACTTAAATGGACTGTAAAGGGGTGCAcgatataggaaatagggtacaatttgggaTGAAGCCAATGTCTTAGGAGACATATCCTGCTGTCATGCATAATTACACTGCTGTTCAAATTCTCCTTTTAAAATGTTACTACATGATAAAATGAATATATTGTTATCAATTTGCAACCTAATCTATAAATGAAATTGTTATCGATAAATTGTTTGTTCATTGCACAACAAATGCCATTCTTTTTTACAATACTCTAACAAAGTTTTGTATGAAGGACGTTTTCATTTATATAACATGGCTTACCTTAAAATAGTGCAATATGGCACAAAACTAATGAAAATAAGTGGTGGGCGCAAGCAAAATTTGTTAATTTAATCTCAGAAACAAAACGTACTAGAAAAAAACTTACACAATGAGACAATTTATTTAACTTCAGTATTACCACAACTTTTGAACCAGGTGCGAAACATCAatttggctttgtgtttaaaACGATAACAATAGTTTGATGTAAATAGTTACTGTCATGTTTCAAACAAGAATGAAGGTTTCATTTC from the Salmo trutta chromosome 36, fSalTru1.1, whole genome shotgun sequence genome contains:
- the ciarta gene encoding circadian associated repressor of transcription a isoform X2, whose amino-acid sequence is MHLLSMSTKWPSYDSRSSTPNFLLSESDVTEDEADIDVFTSESEGDSSGGGKTCSVPFSLAGGGEAASRLHWSMAGSGQAGCFPHTTIYPSMVASSCSAAFCTKESTEETTQGDLAFAQKCSELQRFIRPLLELLNGLKTGRFERGLSSFQSSVAIDRLQRILGILQKPDMGEKFLRTLLQVEMMLKMWFPHVTPVAATQNPTPSLPPRWHQNQLCMPVKKRKLSWLDSDFPSAAPPSCKRLQREDNYQEVTSQDFSLLSTDTYSPSCLTVSRRRKGNKRLEMSPCSACGSPATQDSRVSSTHLVFHSHQFSLHGHQPRRCHSGPGTVKTQTNITSVGIQRRSQSIPTLLRSMKQEPE
- the ciarta gene encoding circadian associated repressor of transcription a isoform X1, which codes for MTSVVVPCSTRGARNRMHLLSMSTKWPSYDSRSSTPNFLLSESDVTEDEADIDVFTSESEGDSSGGGKTCSVPFSLAGGGEAASRLHWSMAGSGQAGCFPHTTIYPSMVASSCSAAFCTKESTEETTQGDLAFAQKCSELQRFIRPLLELLNGLKTGRFERGLSSFQSSVAIDRLQRILGILQKPDMGEKFLRTLLQVEMMLKMWFPHVTPVAATQNPTPSLPPRWHQNQLCMPVKKRKLSWLDSDFPSAAPPSCKRLQREDNYQEVTSQDFSLLSTDTYSPSCLTVSRRRKGNKRLEMSPCSACGSPATQDSRVSSTHLVFHSHQFSLHGHQPRRCHSGPGTVKTQTNITSVGIQRRSQSIPTLLRSMKQEPE